In a genomic window of Melitaea cinxia chromosome 2, ilMelCinx1.1, whole genome shotgun sequence:
- the LOC123661996 gene encoding choline transporter-like 2, which yields MGCCNDYCFPPKESREPIRYDPNFNGPIHNRSCTDIVWLIVFILFLGGWGYVGYYSMTRGNVEKLLAPIDSNGRRCGLDSGLEDKKYLLFFNIAKCLTPGTPITGCPTTQVCVSQCPSKTVLLEKEIIQNPSSFNQIKSDMVCTDGLDVQTMSSSEALEHIKQERCASFVLQSQPVLFRCIGDLSTLQCKDTSKPVESMLSRSNGETCVRNPREAQKSLLNRATALDSYVGWIAASWVTFFTRNERDTHVLSSQIVQDLVQSRWYMAGALVAVVIVCFIYILLLRWVVTPVVWVSIAGLFALIGFATYLCYKNYEYYKANPVGLYQTTNLKGYAQSIFTKSETWLVILIILAVFFLILLLVIIFLRKRIVIAIALIREGSKAVTAIKSTILFPIFPWILQCGIIVYGILVLMYLLSIGESAFRVVNLKNDTNCDCGDLYKEEGAACNPGKFISQCHDTRSGILPCQLASCHFTGIDNPQSVIYMHLVNLLGFFWTMFFISGVADMMLASTFSTWYWTFRKKDLPFFTLTSGIYRTLRYHLGTVAFGALIIAIVRVIRVILEYIDHKVKKFDNSFTRCIMCCCKCFFWCLENFLKFVNKNAYIMCAVHGKNFCRSANDAFSLLMRNIIRVVVLDKVADFIFFLSKLLISLGVGFAVYYLLEWNYVYEVTRGERLHYNHVPAVILSIATYLICTIFFNVYSMAVDTLFLCFLEDCERNDGSPEKPYFMSKNLMKILGKRNKKAI from the exons ATGGGTTGCTGCAACGATTATTGTTTTCCGCCAAAAGAATCAA GGGAGCCGATACGGTACGATCCAAACTTCAACGGACCCATCCACAACCGTTCTTGCACGGACATCGTTTGGCTAATCGTATTTATCCTTTTCCTCGGAGGATGGGGATACGTCGGATACTACA GTATGACCAGAGGCAATGTCGAAAAACTTTTGGCACCTATTGATTCGAACGGACGACGTTGTGGACTTGACTCTGGCCTTGAAgacaaaaagtacttattattcTTCAACATTGCAAAATGCTTAACACCCGGCACGCCGATAACGGGATGTCCTACGACACAA GTATGTGTATCACAGTGCCCTTCGAAAACAGTTCTATTGGAAAAGGAGATAATACAAAATCCTTCTTCGTTTAACCAAATAAAAAGCGATATGGTGTGCACAGACGGCCTCGACGTCCAAACAATGTCAAGTTCGGAAGCTCTTGAACACATTAAGCAAGAAAGATGCGCTAGTTTTGTTCTGCAAAGTCAGCCAG TGTTATTTCGCTGCATCGGGGACCTATCGACTCTGCAATGCAAAGATACATCGAAACCAGTAGAGTCAATGCTAAGTCGAAGCAACGGCGAGACATGCGTTCGAAACCCGAGAGAGGCTCAGAAGTCGCTACTGAACAGGGCGACAGCTCTCGATTCCTACGTGGGGTGGATCGCCGCCAGCTGGGTGACGTTCTTCACCAGAAATGAACGAGATACTCACGTT CTATCGTCTCAGATTGTACAGGACTTAGTACAGTCTCGCTGGTACATGGCGGGCGCTCTGGTGGCCGTGGTAATTGTCTGTTTCATCTATATCCTTCTACTCAGATGGGTTGTTACGCCCGTTGTATGGGTCTCTATTGCTGGATTGTTCGCACTAATTGGATTCG CTACgtatttgtgttataaaaacTACGAGTATTACAAAGCGAATCCAGTGGGCCTGTATCAGACAACTAACCTGAAGGGTTACGCACAAAGTATCTTCACCAAGAGTGAAACGTGGCTCgtgattctaataattttagcGGTCTTCTTCCTGATATTGCTACTCGTAATCATTTTCTTGCGGAAGCGTATAGTTATTGCTATCGCACTCATACGTGAAGGAAGCAA AGCGGTAACCGCCATAAAGTCCACAATTCTGTTTCCTATTTTCCCCTGGATATTACAATGCGGTATCATCGTGTATGGGATACTGGTTCTCATGTACCTATTGTCGATAGGCGAATCGGCATTTCGTGTCGTTAACCTTAAGAATGACACAAATTGCGACTGTGGAGATCTTTACAAGGAG GAAGGAGCCGCGTGCAATCCTGGAAAGTTCATAAGTCAATGCCACGACACAAGGTCTGGGATACTGCCATGTCAACTCGCCTCTTGTCACTTCACGGGCATCGACAACCCTCAGAGTGTTATATACATGCATC TTGTCAATTTACTGGGCTTTTTCTGGACAATGTTCTTCATAAGTGGCGTCGCTGATATGATGCTAGCGAGTACATTTTCTACCTGGTATTGGACTTTCCGTAAGAAAGATTTGCCATTTTTCACACTCACCTCGGGAATATACAGAACACTAAG ATATCATTTGGGCACAGTGGCTTTTGGAGCTCTCATTATTGCCATAGTGCGAGTTATCAGGGTAATTTTGGAATACATTGATCACAAAGTGAAGAAGTTCGACAATTCTTTCACACGATGCATCATGTGTTGTTGTAAATGTTTCTTCTGGTGTCTGGAAAATTTTCTTAAGTTTGTTAACAAGAACGCCTACATTATGTGCGCGGTACATGGAAAAAACTTCTGTAGAAGTGCCAACGACGCCTTCTCACTCCTAATGAGGAACATTATTAGAGTTGTTGTACTGGACAAG GTAGCCGACTTCATTTTCTTCCTGTCTAAGCTATTGATCTCGCTGGGCGTGGGATTCGCTGTGTATTATTTGCTGGAGTGGAACTACGTATACGAGGTGACGCGCGGCGAGCGCCTTCACTACAACCACGTGCCCGCCGTCATCCTGTCCATCGCCACCTACCTCATATGCACCATTTTCTTCAACGTCTACTCCATGGCCGTAGATACGCTGTTTCTCTGCTTCC TTGAAGACTGCGAGCGTAATGATGGATCTCCGGAGAAACCGTACTTTATGTCGAAGAATCTTATGAAAATTCTGggtaaaagaaacaaaaaagctATATAA
- the LOC123660957 gene encoding exosome complex component RRP4 gives MSGRVTIRLASERVNHCVASSNELPRFYTPGEVISGMQDFMRGHGTYVEDDCIKSSVAGVMQKVNKLICVRPLKSRYVGEIGDVVVGRVLEVQQKRWKVETNSRLDSILQLSSVNLPGGELRRRSAEDEQMMRKHLQEGDLISAEVQSVFSDGSLSLHTRSLKYGKLSQGVLIKVFPSLIKRRKNHFHNLPCGIAIIIGNNGFIWMSPQQQNIVVEENKDEIENYELQPISKSDREIMARLKNCIAALVASKMMLDDSSIMFAYEESLRYDDVKELLDPEVMLDVAFLTQHRLNSIMEE, from the exons atgaGTGGTCGTGTTACAATAAGACTAGCTTCTGAAAGAGTTAACCATTGTGTTGCTTCAAGTAATGAGTTACCACGGTTTTATACGCCGGGAGAAGTCATCAGCGGTATGCAGGATTTTATGCG TGGTCATGGAACATATGTAGAAGATGATTGTATAAAATCATCAGTAGCTGGTGTAATGCAAAAAGTTAATAAGTTAATCTGTGTGCGACCACTGAAGAGTAGATATGTTGGTGAAATAGGAGACGTTGTGGTTGGCAGAGTGCTGGAAGTTCAACAGAAGAGATGGAAAGTAGAAACTAACTCACGCCTGGATTCTATCCTGCAGTTGTCTTCAGTTAACTTACCTGGAGGAGAATTG CGTCGAAGGTCAGCAGAAGATGAGCAAATGATGAGAAAGCACTTGCAAGAAGGTGACCTTATAAGTGCCGAAGTACAGAGTGTATTTTCAGATGGATCATTGTCATTACACACAAGAAGTTTAAAGTATGGCAAG TTGTCCCAAGGagtattaataaaagtatttccATCATTAATCAAACGCAGAAAAAACCACTTTCATAACTTGCCTTGTGGTATCGCAATTATAATTGGTAATAATGGTTTCATATGGATGAGTCCACAGCAACAAAACATTGTAGTAGAAGAGAACAAAGATGAAATTGAGAACTATGAACTACAG CCTATAAGTAAATCAGATAGAGAAATAATGGCAAGGTTGAAAAATTGCATTGCAGCATTGGTTGCTTCAAAAATGATGCTCGATGACTCGAGTATAATGTTCGCTTACGAAGAAAGTTTGAGGTATGATGACGTGAAAGAGCTCTTGGACCCAGAAGTTATGCTAGATGTTGCATTCCTTACACAGCACAGATTAAATAGCATCATGGAAGAGTAG